CTTTGGCCCCCATAGCATACAGTGCCATTAATACCACAATATTTGCAAGTCCAAGCTTAACTCCGGGAGCTATGGATACCGGAAAAGGAATTATCGCTTCAATATAGCTAAATATAAAAGCCAATGCTACAAACATACCATAAAAAGCTACCTTTACCGCTGTTGTATTTTTCATGCATTACATCCTTTCCCTTACATCTTTGACTTTATTTTATAATATATAAGGCTGTTGCCGGTACTTAAGGCAACAGCCATTTTTTCAGCTTACTATAACTTTTACCATTTTAGACTTATACTGCTTTTGTCTGTTCCTTTATAGCATTACCGGCAAGTTCAGATAAAATAACTTTGGTAGGACATTTTTCTGCACATTTACCGCAATTGGTACATTTGCTATAGTCGATTTTAGCCAGATTATCAGTCACCTTAACAGCATCGAATTCACAAGCTTTAACACACATCATACATCCGATGCAACCAATACTGCAACCTGCTTTCACATCTTTACCTTTATCATTGGAACTGCAACGAACAAAATGTCCGGTGTTATATGGGACAAGTTCAATTAGATTGTTTGGACATTCTGCAATACACATACTACAGGATGTACATTTTTCTTTGTCAACATAAGCAATTCCATTTATAACATGAATCGCATCAAACTGGCAGACTTTCACACAAGAGCCATACCCGAGACAACCATAGCCGCATTGTTTAGGTCCTTTTCCCGGTGCTACCGCTGCCTTTTTACAGTCCTGAATTCCGTAGTAGTTATATTTCACTTTGGTCTTATCACAACTACCTGCACATTTAACAAAAGCAACCTTTTTTTCAGTCTTACCCGCACTAGTTCCCATTACTCCAGCAATTTGATCATGTACTGCGCTGTTAGCAACCGGACAGGCATTGGCAGGTGCCTGACCCGCTGCTATTGCCTGAGCCAGACTGTCACAACCAGCATAACCACATGCACCGCAGTTATTGCCAGGCAAAAACTCACGTACCTGAACTTCTTTTTCATCTACTTCAACTTCGAATTTCTTACCAGCTACCCCTAAGAATATACCGATTACCGCACCAACAGCACCAATTAGTGCCGCTGCGATGCCAACTTCCTGAAAACTCACTGACAGAACAGGTACATTCCCCAAATTTCCAACTATCTCAAGTAAATTCATCTGCTATCCTCCCTTTAAAGTAAGCCGGAGAATCCAAAGAATGCAATGGCCATCAAGCCAGAAGTAATCAAAACAATGGGCATTCCTTTAAAGGACTCTGGGACATCATTATGTTCAATACGTTCACGAATACCCGCCATGATAACAATGGCTACTAGATAACCCGCAGCTGTTCCAATACCATTTACCACACTGGTTATAAAATTGTATTCTTTCTGTACATTTATTAAGGCTACACCCAGAACTGCGCAGTTGGTTGTTATTAAGGCAAGATATACACCTAGGGCATTGTATAAACCCGGACTATATTTCTTAATTACCATTTCAACAAATTGTACTAATGCTGCAATTACCAAGATAAATACAATGGTTTTGAGATAATCAAGTTCTAACGGCGCCAGTATTAAATCATAAATTAAACTAGCTATAGCAGATGCAATCGTAATAACAAATATTACTGCAAATCCCATTCCTGTGGCAGTTTTAATCTTCTTAGATACTCCTACAAAGGAACACAAACCAAGGAACTGACTCAATACGACATTACTAACCAGCGCTGACCCAATAAATACCAGTAATAATTCTTTCATTAGATTCTTCCTCCTTAATTCTTGGTAGCAACAGAATCATCAAGTTTCTCTCTGTTAGAAACACATTCGCTGCCGCTGCAACCTGAACATCCGCCTCCGCATGCCAGGTTCGAAGAGGAATCTCCTCCGTTGGTTGCTGATTTTAATTTTAACTTATTCTGCACTGCTGTTAACATGGCAAGTACGAAAAAGGCACCAGGTGCAAGAATAAAAATTGTTATCGGTTCATATGCTTTAGGCATTACCTGTGCTCCGAATATTGTACCATTACCTAAAACCTCACGAAACATACCAATTAACATTAAACCGATGGTAAATCCAAATCCCATTCCCAAACCATCCATAATGGAAGGGCCAACAGAATTTTTGGACGCATATGCCTCTGCTCTTCCGAGGATAATACAATTAACAACGATTAAGGGTATATATATACCAAGGGATTCATAAAGAGCAGGTGTAAAACCTTCCATAAGAAACTGTACAATCGTTACAAATGAAGCAACAATTACTATGAAGGCAGGCATTCTGACTGTATCCGGAATTACCTTTCTCAACAGGGAAATTAGGAGGTTAGACATTACCAGTACCGCTGTTGATGATAAACCCATTCCCAATCCATTGCTGGCTGAACTGGTCACTGCAAGAGTCGGGCACAGACCAAGCATGAGAACAAAGGTAGGATTTTCTTTAATCAAACCATTCAATAAGGGTTCTATATATTTGTTCGTTTTTTTAGCACTCATTCTATTTACCCCCTAGTTTCCGGCCGATGCACTTAACGCAAAGCATATACCTGCATTCACTGCATCTACTACCGCCGAAGTTGTTATAGTTGCTCCGCTTAAAGCATCAATCTGGTTATCAGCTGCTGCCCCGCTTTTTGTATATTCAAATTTTTCTACCACTTTATCCGCGAACTGGTTTTTAAATCCTGATTCTGATGCCAAAGCTCCAAGACCAGCAGTTTCATTGTTCACCAGGACTTCCACCCCTTTGGTCTCTCCCTCCAAGGAATATCCTAAAGATATTGTTATGGCACCTTTATATCCATTTTGCGTGGTTATGGACATAACATATCCAATGGTATTTCCAGAGCTATCTAATGCTAAATAAGCATCATCAATCGCAATCCCTGTATAGCCATTCTCAGTTAGTACTGTGGTCGCTGCCTCTGATGCAAGAGCAGCCAAGTTTTCATCTGACCCAAATTCAGCCGCTTCTGCATAAACCACTTTATAAGCTTCCGTTTTCTTCTCCAATAAACGTTGTTCAATAATAGGCGCTGTTAATTCATGAACAAACCCTAAGGAAAACCCTGCAATTACAGTTATAATCACAAGTACCATGGCATCTTTTAGTATTGTACTTTTCTTTTGTTGATTTTCTGTCTTACCCATTTGCCTTGGTCTCCTTTCCAAATGCTTTCGGATATGTCAATTTTTCAATTAACGGCACAAGCATGTTACAAATAATAATCGCATAGGATACTCCTTCTGCGGAGGCACCAAAAATACGGAAAATCGCAGTTAATAAACCAAGAAGGACACCAAACACCACTTGTCCCTTTCGTGTTATCGGACTCGTTGCATAATCCGTTGCCATAAAGAAAGCACCTAACAAAAGTCCGCCTCCGCATACATGCGCCAGCAAGAAATTTGTGTCCAAACCTTTTCCTCCAAACAACACAACAAATACTGCAAATGAAGCTAGGTATGCTACAGGAATTCTAAAAGATATTACCTTCTTAATCAGGAGATATACCGCTCCCACTAATATAGCAATAACACTTGTTTCACCAATAGTACCGCCTGTATTTCCCAAAAACATATCAAGCAGACTAACAGTTTCCCCTGCCTTTAAAGCTGCCAAAGGAGTCGCGCCAGACACTCCATCCAGTGCTATGGCACCGCTTTTTACATAATCAAAGCTACTTGCTGATGCACCAACTGCCGATACTGTAAAATCTGTCATTCTGCCTGCAAAGCTGATTAATAAAAAGCAGCGGGCTGCAAGTGCCGGATTCATAAAATTCTGACCAACACCTCCAAACAGCATTTTAACTACAAGAATTGCAAATATACTACCTAGTGCCGGAATCCACAAAGGAATAGAAACAGGCATATTAAGTGCCAATAACAAACCAGTTACCACCGCACTAAAATCACCCGTTGTTATAGGCTTTTTCATAGCCATTTCATATACACATTCTGTGAGCAAGCAGGTTGCAATACACGTTAAGATTACAAGTAATGCTCTAAGTCCAAAATTATAAATGCCAAATAAGCTGGCCGGAACTAAGGCAATTGCTACATCCTGCATAATAGTTGTCGTGGTTGCAAAGCTCCTGGTATGGGGCGAAGCAGATACGTTTAATAATTTATTCACAATCAGTACCTCTCTCTTTCTACTTTTTTCTGCTTTCAAGAATACTGCGCTTCATCTGTCTAAAAGATTGTGTAAGACTTAACTTTGCAGGACACACATAGGTGCAGCAGCCACATTCACAACATTCCATTCCGTCTAATTTTATAAAGCCTTCAGCATCATTATTTTGCGAGCAGATATACATCTTTTGAGGAATAATCTGTGCCGGACATGCATAACCACATCTTCCGCAACGTATGCAACTGGAGGGTTCCATGTCTGCAACATAATCTTTCGTAAAGCAGAGCAGTGCTGAGGTTGTTTTTGATACCGGAATATCTAAAGAAAAAAGTGCTTGTCCCATCATAGGACCACCGGATATCATCTTTTCCGGTTCCTCTGTAAGGCCACCAGCTGCTTCTAATACCTCACGGAAATTAGTACCGGTTTTAACATTAAAGTTACCTGGTTCTTTCACCGCATCCCCTGCAACTGTTACAATTCGCCTCATTAAAGGAGTAGATTCAGCAACCGCCATATAAATTGCAATCGCTGTGTCTACATTGTTAACAACACAGCCTACCTGGTACGGAAGTATTGTAGAGTTTAGCTTTCTTCCTGTAACAGCATAAACCAATTGTCTTTCCCCGCCTTGCGGATACTTAGTCTTTAACGCTTTAATTTCTATCTTATCTTCACCATTTACAAGCTCGGTTAACTTCTTTATAGCTTCCGGTTTGTTATCCTCTATGCCGATTATACCTTTTGCATTGGGAAACAGCTTGAGAATTATTTTTAAACCATTCATAATTTTTTCAGGTTCTTCTAACATCATTCTGTAATCGGAAGTTAAATAAGGTTCACATTCTGCTGCATTAATTATTACTGTATCAATCTTACTATCATCACCAGGCGTCAATTTAACCTGCGTTGGAAACGCTGCACCTCCGAGTCCTACTATACCGGACTCTTTAATGATACTCCTGATCTGCTCCTTTGATAGCTTAGCATAATCCCTTTTCTCACCCAAACCTTCGATAGGTTTGTACAAATTATCATTCTCTATTATAACAGATTCTACCATCAAACCAGATGAAGTCAATCTGGGTTCCACTGCTTTTACCGTACCAGAGACAGCACTTATAACATTAGCTGAGATGGCTCCATCAGCCTCTCCAATTTTTTGCCCCATCAAAACATAATCGCCTTTAGCAACTATAGACTTGGCAGGAGCACCGATATGCTGTGACATCGGATAAACCAGTTCACCTTTTGGCATTAGGACTTTGGTCTGCTTATCCTGGGTTAATTCCTTACCTTCATAGGTATGGATGCCACCCTTAAATGTTGCTGTTCCCATGTTCTTAATCCCTCTTTCTTTTAATAATATTGCATAAAATTGCATTTGTTACTTCCATTTAGAACTTGCCAAATTGCACAACACTTTTATTTTAACATAAAAAAGTGTATATTTCACTATTTTTTTTACATTTTGACCTAATATGTCGATATTGATAATATTTTTACGGCTTTAAAACTATTATTAATCAGTTTCAAATAGTAAAACCGTGTAATTTGGACTATTTTTCATTTTACCATTGTGTTTTATGTACAAATCAAACAAAAATACAACCATCTTTTTGACATAATCACCCATTTTATTATGGGGCTTTGTGAGATTTTTGACTATCTACTCTATAACATGACCATTTATCTCCCCACTCTATTACAATTATATGTTTTGCTTATATATGTGTCAATAAAAAATAACCATTATTTTTAGTAACAAAATAAGCTGCTGCAATTTTATAATCAAATTAACAGTAGTTCCAAGAACCTTAGTTCATAAGATTTATAATCATGCAACAGCTTAAACCATTTAATTCTTATCTGCCTTTAAAAGGCCTGACTGTATTTTGATTTATGAAGATATTTTTCCTTGGTTGCCAGACCTCCCCTTATATGCCTTTCAGATTTATTCAGGTCCAATACAACTCTGGCTCTGTTGGCAAGTGATGGATTAATCTGTGCGAGACGTTCCGTTACATCTTTATGTACAGACGTAACAAAAGTGAACGTAAATAGATATCAACGAATAAAATGTA
The nucleotide sequence above comes from Anaerocolumna cellulosilytica. Encoded proteins:
- the rsxA gene encoding electron transport complex subunit RsxA, whose product is MKELLLVFIGSALVSNVVLSQFLGLCSFVGVSKKIKTATGMGFAVIFVITIASAIASLIYDLILAPLELDYLKTIVFILVIAALVQFVEMVIKKYSPGLYNALGVYLALITTNCAVLGVALINVQKEYNFITSVVNGIGTAAGYLVAIVIMAGIRERIEHNDVPESFKGMPIVLITSGLMAIAFFGFSGLL
- a CDS encoding FMN-binding protein codes for the protein MGKTENQQKKSTILKDAMVLVIITVIAGFSLGFVHELTAPIIEQRLLEKKTEAYKVVYAEAAEFGSDENLAALASEAATTVLTENGYTGIAIDDAYLALDSSGNTIGYVMSITTQNGYKGAITISLGYSLEGETKGVEVLVNNETAGLGALASESGFKNQFADKVVEKFEYTKSGAAADNQIDALSGATITTSAVVDAVNAGICFALSASAGN
- the rsxC gene encoding electron transport complex subunit RsxC — protein: MGTATFKGGIHTYEGKELTQDKQTKVLMPKGELVYPMSQHIGAPAKSIVAKGDYVLMGQKIGEADGAISANVISAVSGTVKAVEPRLTSSGLMVESVIIENDNLYKPIEGLGEKRDYAKLSKEQIRSIIKESGIVGLGGAAFPTQVKLTPGDDSKIDTVIINAAECEPYLTSDYRMMLEEPEKIMNGLKIILKLFPNAKGIIGIEDNKPEAIKKLTELVNGEDKIEIKALKTKYPQGGERQLVYAVTGRKLNSTILPYQVGCVVNNVDTAIAIYMAVAESTPLMRRIVTVAGDAVKEPGNFNVKTGTNFREVLEAAGGLTEEPEKMISGGPMMGQALFSLDIPVSKTTSALLCFTKDYVADMEPSSCIRCGRCGYACPAQIIPQKMYICSQNNDAEGFIKLDGMECCECGCCTYVCPAKLSLTQSFRQMKRSILESRKK
- a CDS encoding RnfABCDGE type electron transport complex subunit B, with product MNLLEIVGNLGNVPVLSVSFQEVGIAAALIGAVGAVIGIFLGVAGKKFEVEVDEKEVQVREFLPGNNCGACGYAGCDSLAQAIAAGQAPANACPVANSAVHDQIAGVMGTSAGKTEKKVAFVKCAGSCDKTKVKYNYYGIQDCKKAAVAPGKGPKQCGYGCLGYGSCVKVCQFDAIHVINGIAYVDKEKCTSCSMCIAECPNNLIELVPYNTGHFVRCSSNDKGKDVKAGCSIGCIGCMMCVKACEFDAVKVTDNLAKIDYSKCTNCGKCAEKCPTKVILSELAGNAIKEQTKAV
- the rsxE gene encoding electron transport complex subunit RsxE yields the protein MSAKKTNKYIEPLLNGLIKENPTFVLMLGLCPTLAVTSSASNGLGMGLSSTAVLVMSNLLISLLRKVIPDTVRMPAFIVIVASFVTIVQFLMEGFTPALYESLGIYIPLIVVNCIILGRAEAYASKNSVGPSIMDGLGMGFGFTIGLMLIGMFREVLGNGTIFGAQVMPKAYEPITIFILAPGAFFVLAMLTAVQNKLKLKSATNGGDSSSNLACGGGCSGCSGSECVSNREKLDDSVATKN
- a CDS encoding RnfABCDGE type electron transport complex subunit D; the protein is MNKLLNVSASPHTRSFATTTTIMQDVAIALVPASLFGIYNFGLRALLVILTCIATCLLTECVYEMAMKKPITTGDFSAVVTGLLLALNMPVSIPLWIPALGSIFAILVVKMLFGGVGQNFMNPALAARCFLLISFAGRMTDFTVSAVGASASSFDYVKSGAIALDGVSGATPLAALKAGETVSLLDMFLGNTGGTIGETSVIAILVGAVYLLIKKVISFRIPVAYLASFAVFVVLFGGKGLDTNFLLAHVCGGGLLLGAFFMATDYATSPITRKGQVVFGVLLGLLTAIFRIFGASAEGVSYAIIICNMLVPLIEKLTYPKAFGKETKANG